A region of Corvus cornix cornix isolate S_Up_H32 chromosome 3, ASM73873v5, whole genome shotgun sequence DNA encodes the following proteins:
- the MSH6 gene encoding LOW QUALITY PROTEIN: DNA mismatch repair protein Msh6 (The sequence of the model RefSeq protein was modified relative to this genomic sequence to represent the inferred CDS: deleted 2 bases in 2 codons) — MSRQSTLLRFFSKAAPPPAGTEPRRRRSSGERNGLQAAGSPPGGAGRAAARRGENGVKGAGGGAAAKAPSVSCEYSPGDLVWAKMEGYPWWPCLIYNHPIERTIVRGKGKSTRIHVQFFDDSPTRGWISIKYLKPYKGSSDGETMKGGMFYSTKPEIKRAMVLADDAMNKDKTKRLELAVCNEPSDTEEEEEEEMEEMSENASGNSEDCNSEEDAKSNKRGMSRERAVKAKRRRVLDSDSDHDGSDVEFKPDGKEAASSEEGSSGVDENESSDTEAESVAESPIKVPSKRKRGEVKKPAKRSSLGNECSETPKRAPTVSSEAKSKLTSFAAPESFESQANASSGGTGGFSVWEHEKLDWLQEGKRKDAHRRRQGDPDYDPCTLYVPEDYLNKCTPGVRRWWQLKSQNFDAVICYKVGKFYELYHMDAVTGVNELGLIFMKGTWAHSGFPETAFGRFSDVLVQKGYKVARVEQTETPEMMEARCKSTGHSTRFDKVVRREICRIITKGTQTYSVMDCDPSENHSKFLLCMKEKDDSAGTRVYGVCFVDTSVGKFHVGQFPDDRHCSRFRTLVAHYTPVQVLFEKGNLSVDTQKILKGSLVSCIQEGLTSGSQFWNASKTLKVLLEEGYFKEKQNSENGCSLPSVIKSLTSESDSLGLTPGENSELALSALGGCVFYLKKCLIDQELLSQANFEEYVPVDITTAKTVSSSSLFARTSQRMVLDGVTLMNLEVLQNGTNGSTEGTLLERIDSCCTPFGKRLLKQWLCAPLCNPKSINDRLDAVEDLLAVPDKMSEVSEHLKKLPDLERLLSKIHSIGSPLKSQNHPDSRAIFYEELKYSKKKIADFLSALEGFKVMNEIVDVMEEVASDFKSKVLKQLVTRKAKNPDGRFPDLSAELTRWDTAFDHNQARKTGVITPKAGFDPDYDGALQDIKAVEEDLQKYLDKQRKLLGFKSVQYWGTGKNRYQMEIPESAVSRNLPEEYELRSSRKGYKRYWTKEIEKMLAAMVNAEERRDAALKDCMRRLFYNFDKNSKDWQTAVECIAVLDVLMSLAHYSQGGDGPLCRPVILLPVENAPPFLELRNSRHPCITKTFFGDDFIPNDIVIGIKDEGSSSEASCVLVTGPNMGGKSTLMRQAGLLVVMAQLGCYVPAEACRLTPIDRVFTRLGASDRIMAGESTFFVELSETSSILQHATEHSLVLVDELGRGTATFDGTAIASAVVKELAESIRCRTLFSTHYHSLVEDYSHSGAVRLGHMACMVENESEDPSQETITFLYKFIEGACPKSYGFNAARLADIPEDVIQKGHRKAKEFEKTTLSLRVFRYLCQVVDGATSDANAVRKLTAMINRL; from the exons tgtgTCCTGTGAGTACTCTCCTGGGGACTTGGTGTGGGCCAAGATGGAAGGTTATCCCTGGTGGCCATGTCTCATTTACAACCACCCCATTGAAAGAACAATagtcagaggaaaaggaaaatccacTCGTATCCATGTGCAGTTCTTTGATGACAGCCCTACAAGGGGTTGGATCAGTATTAAATACCTGAAGCCATATAAAG GTTCATCAGATGGGGAGACAATGAAGGGAGGTATGTTTTACAGCACAAAGCCTGAAATTAAAAGAGCCATGGTGTTGGCAGACGATGCCATGAACAAAGATAAAACCAAGAGGCTTGAACTGGCAGTATGCAATGAACCTTCAgacacagaggaggaggaagaggaagaaatggag GAGATGAGTGAAAATGCATCGGGCAACAGTGAAGACTGCAATAGTGAGGAGGATGCGAAAAGCAATAAGCGAGGGATGAGCAGGGAAAGAGCTGTAAAAGCCAAGAGAAGGAGAGTGCTGGATTCTGACAGTGACCACGATGGCTCTGATGTGGAGTTCAAGCCTGatgggaaagaagcagcaagcaGTGAGGAAGGCAGCAGTGGGGTGGATGAAAATGAGTCTTCTGACACAGAGGCAGAGAGTGTTGCAGAGAGCCCCATAAAAGTCCCTTCTAAACGAAAGAGAGGAGAGGTGAAAAAGCCTGCTAAAAGGAGTAGCTTGGGAAATGAATGTTCTGAAACACCCAAAAGAGCCCCAACAGTCTCCTCAGAAGCCAAGTCTAAGCTGACATCGTTTGCAGCACCTGAAAGTTTTGAGTCTCAAGCAAATGCTAGCAGTGGAGGCACTGGTGGCTTCTCAGTGTGGGAGCACGAAAAGCTTGactggctgcaggaagggaagaggaaggatgCGCACAGGAGGCGCCAGGGTGACCCTGATTACGACCCCTGTACTCTGTATGTGCCTGAAGATTATCTCAACAAGTGCACGCCGGGGGTGCGGAGGTGGTGGCAGCTCAAAAGCCAAAACTTTGATGCTGTGATTTGCTACAAGGTTGGAAAGTTCTATGAGTTGTATCACATGGATGCAGTCACTGGCGTGAATGAGCTGGGCCTGATCTTTATGAAGGGCACTTGGGCCCACTCAGGTTTCCCAGAAACTGCATTTGGCCGGTTCTCTGATGTGCTGGTGCAGAAGGGCTACAAGGTGGCGCGCGTGGAGCAGACGGAAACGCCCGAAATGATGGAAGCACGCTGCAAGTCAACGGGCCACTCCACCAGGTTTGACAAGGTGGTGCGCCGGGAAATCTGCAGGATCATTACCAAGGGAACCCAGACCTACAGCGTCATGGACTGCGACCCCTCCGAGAACCACAGCAAGTTCCTGCTGTGCATGAAGGAGAAGGATGACTCGGCCGGGACGCGCGTGTACGGGGTCTGCTTTGTTGACACCTCCGTGGGCAAGTTCCACGTTGGCCAGTTCCCAGACGACCGTCACTGCTCCAGATTTAGGACTTTGGTAGCTCATTACACTCCTGTGCAGGTGCTGTTTGAGAAGGGGAACCTGTCTGTGGACACACAGAAGATACTGAAGGGCTCGCTTGTTTCTTGCATTCAGGAAGGGCTGACCTCGGGTTCCCAGTTCTGGAATGCATCTAAAACACTAAAAGTCCTTCTTGAGGAAGGATATTTCAAGGAGAAGCAGAATTCTGAAAATGGATGTTCTCTGCCCTCTGTAATCAAATCTCTGACTTCAGAAAGTGACTCCCTGGGATTAACTCCTGGTGAAAACAGTGAATTAGCTTTGTCAGCTCTTGGGGGATGTGTCTTCTATCTCAAAAAATGTCTGATTGATCAGGAGCTGTTATCGCAGGCGAACTTCGAGGAATATGTCCCTGTGGATATCACTACTGCAAAAACCGTGAGTTCAAGTAGTTTGTTTGCCAGAACCAGCCAGCGGATGGTGCTGGATGGAGTCACCCTGATGAACTTGGAAGTCCTGCAGAACGGAACCAATGGAAGCACAGAAGGTACTTTGTTGGAAAGGATTGATTCTTGTTGTACACCATTCGGGAAGCGACTCCTGAAGCAGTGGCTCTGCGCTCCGCTTTGTAATCCTAAATCCATCAACGATCGTTTGGATGCTGTTGAGGACCTCCTGGCAGTGCCAGATAAAATGTCTGAAGTCAGTGAGCACCTGAAGAAACTGCCTGACCTTGAAAGGCTGCTCAGCAAAATTCACAGCATTGGGTCACCACTCAAAAGTCAGAACCATCCTGACAGCAGGGCCATCTTCTATGAAGAActcaaatacagcaaaaagaaaatcgCTGACTTCCTGtctgccctggagggatttaaagtAATGAATGAAATTGTCGATGTCATGGAGGAGGTTGCCAGTGACTTCAAATCCAAAGTCCTGAAGCAGCTGGTCACCCGCAAGGCCAAAAATCCCGATGGCCGCTTCCCTGACCTGAGTGCTGAGCTCACGAGGTGGGACACTGCCTTTGATCACAACCAGGCTCGGAAGACAGGAGTGATTACCCCAAAGGCAGGTTTTGACCCCGATTATGATGGAGCACTACAGGATATCAAAGCTGTCGAGGAAGATCTTCAGAAGTACCTGGATAAGCAACGCAAGCTGCTTGGGTTCAAATCTGTGCAGTACTGGGGGACAGGCAAGAACCGGTACCAGATGGAAATCCCAGAAAGTGCTGTATCTCGTAATCTGCCCGAGGAATACGAGCTGAGGTCGAGCAGGAAGGGATACAAGCGCTACTGGACCAAGGAGATTGAGAAGATGCTGGCTGCGATGGTGAACGCCGAGGAGCGCCGCGACGCTGCCCTCAAGGACTGCATGAGGCGCCTCTTCTACAACTTCGACAAGAACAGCAAGGACTGGCAGACAGCTGTGGAGTGCATTGCTGTGCTGG ATGTCTTGATGTCCCTTGCTCACTACAGTCAAGGTGGTGATGGACCCCTGTGCCGACCTGTAAttctgctgcctgtggaaaATGCTCCTCCCTTCCTGGAACTTAGAAATTCCCGCCATCCGTGCATCACAAAAACTTTCTTTGGGGATGATTTTATTCCCAATGATATCGTAATTGGCATCAAggatgaaggcagcagcagtgaggccTCCTGTGTGCTGGTAACCGGCCCAAATATGGGTGGCAAATCTACGCTTATGCGACAG GCTGGTCTCCTGGTGGTCATGGCCCAGCTGGGGTGCTACGTGCCCGCGGAAGCCTGCAGGCTCACGCCCATCGACCGCGTGTTCACGCGGCTCGGAGCCTCGGACAGGATCATGGCCG GTGAAAGTACCTTCTTTGTTGAACTGAGTGAGACTTCCAGCATTCTCCAGCATGCAACAGAGCATTCCCTTGTTCTCGTGGATGAACTGG gcagaggcacagccacGTTTGACGGAACAGCCATAGCGAGCGCGGTGGTGAAGGAGCTGGCGGAGAGCATCCGGTGCCGGACGCTGTTCTCCACTCACTACCACTCCCTGGTGGAGGACTATTCCCACAGCGGGGCTGTACGCCTGGGCCACATG GCATGCATGGTTGAAAATGAGAGTGAAGATCCAAGTCAGGAAACAATTACGTTCCTGTACAAGTTCATTGAAGGAGCCTGCCCAAAGAGCTACGGCTTCAATGCGGCAAGACTTGCAGATATTCCAGAGGATGTCATTCAGAAGGGGCACAGAAAAGccaaagaatttgaaaaaacaaCCCTCTCACTTAGAGTATTTAG GTACCTGTGCCAGGTGGTGGATGGAGCAACCAGTGATGCAAATGCGGTTCGGAAACTCACAGCGATGATCAACCGGCTTTAG